The Halobacterium sp. CBA1132 genome has a segment encoding these proteins:
- a CDS encoding ATP-NAD kinase family protein, whose amino-acid sequence MRTVGVVVNPIAGMGGRVGLKGTDGNVEAARERGAEQRAPDRARDALAALYERAPDTELLAYGGEMGAAAARAAGFDPVVVGEPDSEETTAADTRDAVRAFVDRGVDLILFVGGDGTATDVVTALDEANADTPVLGVPAGVKVYSSVFAVRPAAAGRVAATFEDTESREVNDIDEEAYRDGEVRTRLRGVVEVPVAEDVQSAKQVHAGSTDALAEAVAEEVEAGVTYVLGPGGTLGDVADALGVDGSPLGVDVYRDGELVVRDGSEAEILDALGDENVILVSPIGGQGFVFGRGNHQISPAVVEQSEVRVLASPRKLDETGVLRVDTGDEAVDESLRGWRKVRTGRFERRMMKVV is encoded by the coding sequence ATGCGAACTGTCGGCGTCGTCGTGAACCCAATCGCCGGGATGGGCGGTCGCGTCGGCCTGAAGGGGACGGACGGGAACGTCGAGGCGGCCCGCGAGCGGGGCGCCGAGCAGCGCGCGCCCGACCGGGCTCGCGACGCGCTCGCAGCGCTGTACGAGCGCGCGCCCGACACCGAACTGCTGGCGTACGGCGGCGAGATGGGAGCCGCAGCGGCGCGCGCGGCGGGGTTCGACCCAGTGGTCGTCGGCGAACCCGACAGCGAGGAGACGACCGCTGCGGACACGAGAGACGCAGTGCGCGCGTTCGTCGACCGTGGCGTCGACCTGATTCTGTTCGTCGGCGGCGACGGCACCGCCACCGACGTCGTGACCGCGCTCGACGAGGCGAACGCCGATACGCCCGTACTCGGCGTGCCGGCGGGCGTGAAGGTGTACTCGTCGGTGTTCGCGGTGCGGCCGGCCGCGGCGGGCCGCGTCGCGGCGACGTTCGAGGACACCGAGAGCCGGGAAGTCAACGACATCGACGAGGAGGCGTACCGGGACGGCGAGGTGCGCACGCGCCTCCGGGGCGTCGTCGAGGTGCCCGTCGCGGAGGACGTTCAGTCCGCCAAGCAGGTCCACGCGGGGAGCACGGACGCGCTCGCGGAAGCCGTCGCCGAGGAAGTCGAAGCCGGCGTGACGTACGTGCTGGGGCCAGGCGGCACGCTCGGGGACGTCGCGGACGCGCTGGGCGTCGACGGGTCGCCGCTGGGCGTCGACGTCTACCGGGACGGCGAACTCGTCGTCAGGGACGGCAGCGAAGCCGAGATTCTGGACGCGCTCGGCGACGAGAACGTGATTCTCGTCTCACCCATCGGCGGCCAGGGATTCGTCTTCGGCCGGGGCAACCACCAAATTTCGCCCGCGGTCGTCGAACAGAGCGAGGTGCGCGTGCTGGCGTCGCCGCGAAAGCTCGACGAGACGGGCGTGCTGCGCGTGGACACCGGCGACGAGGCCGTCGACGAGTCGCTGCGCGGCTGGCGGAAAGTCAGAACTGGGCGCTTCGAACGACGGATGATGAAAGTGGTGTAG
- a CDS encoding NAD-dependent epimerase/dehydratase family protein — protein sequence MDLTGKRVVVTGAAGLVGSHLAAALAEDNDVLAVDNLSKGTRDRVPDGVEFAKADVRDPDDVADVITEDVDIVFHFAAYTDTNYGEPRQLFEENTEMTYNVLERMREVGVDKLAFTSSSTVYGEAPMPTPEDYAPLEPISVYGASKLADEGLVSTYANSYGIQSWVYRFANIVGPRQRGNVVPDFIEKLLDDPENLTILGDGRQEKSYLHVEECVDAMTHVVEHAEDDYNVYNLGTRTTTSVNRIADIVADELGVDPDYEYTGGDRGWTGDVPKMRLSIEKLSALGWEPSQSSDEAVREAARGLVAELRAERE from the coding sequence ATGGACCTCACAGGCAAGCGCGTCGTCGTGACGGGCGCCGCGGGGCTCGTCGGCTCGCACCTCGCGGCCGCGCTCGCGGAGGACAACGACGTGCTCGCGGTGGACAACCTTTCGAAGGGGACTCGGGACCGTGTGCCCGACGGCGTAGAGTTCGCAAAAGCGGACGTGCGCGACCCCGACGACGTGGCCGACGTCATCACCGAAGACGTGGACATCGTCTTCCACTTCGCGGCGTACACCGACACCAACTACGGCGAACCCCGACAGCTGTTCGAGGAGAACACGGAGATGACGTACAACGTCCTCGAACGCATGCGGGAAGTCGGCGTCGACAAGCTCGCGTTCACGTCCTCGTCGACGGTGTACGGCGAAGCGCCGATGCCGACGCCCGAGGACTACGCGCCGCTCGAACCTATCTCGGTGTACGGCGCGAGCAAGCTCGCCGACGAGGGTTTGGTTTCGACGTACGCTAACTCCTACGGCATCCAGTCGTGGGTGTACCGGTTCGCGAACATCGTCGGGCCGCGCCAGCGCGGCAACGTCGTCCCGGACTTCATCGAGAAACTGCTTGACGACCCCGAGAACCTCACGATTCTCGGGGACGGCCGCCAAGAGAAGTCCTACCTCCACGTCGAGGAGTGCGTCGACGCCATGACGCACGTCGTCGAGCACGCCGAGGATGACTACAACGTCTACAACCTCGGTACGCGCACCACCACCTCCGTCAACCGCATCGCGGACATCGTCGCCGACGAGTTGGGCGTCGACCCCGACTACGAGTACACCGGCGGCGACCGCGGCTGGACCGGCGACGTCCCGAAGATGCGCCTCTCCATCGAGAAGCTCTCCGCGCTCGGCTGGGAGCCCAGCCAGTCCAGCGACGAAGCCGTCCGCGAGGCCGCGCGCGGCCTCGTCGCGGAACTTCGCGCGGAACGCGAGTGA
- a CDS encoding tRNA (cytidine(56)-2'-O)-methyltransferase: protein MQGHPEVAVLRYGHRPGRDDRMTTHVGLTARALGADRVVLPGNAGQSEQTVADITERFGGPFDVELTDELDAFIRDWEGCVVHLTMYGERLQDVEDDIRRVHGDQRQPVLVVVGGEKVSFEVYEEADFNVGVTNQPHSEVAGLAVFLDHLFDGTELEQEYENAEQRVIPQALGKHVEDIDGE, encoded by the coding sequence ATGCAGGGACACCCCGAGGTCGCGGTGCTCCGGTACGGCCACCGGCCGGGCCGGGACGACCGCATGACCACGCACGTCGGCCTGACGGCGCGCGCGCTCGGCGCGGACCGCGTCGTCCTCCCCGGGAACGCCGGCCAGTCCGAGCAGACGGTCGCGGACATCACCGAGCGGTTCGGCGGCCCCTTCGACGTCGAACTGACGGACGAACTGGACGCGTTCATCCGCGACTGGGAGGGCTGTGTCGTCCACCTCACGATGTACGGCGAACGGCTCCAGGACGTCGAGGACGACATTCGGCGCGTCCACGGCGACCAGCGACAGCCGGTGTTGGTGGTCGTCGGCGGCGAGAAGGTCTCCTTCGAGGTGTACGAGGAAGCCGACTTCAACGTCGGCGTCACGAACCAACCCCACTCGGAGGTGGCGGGGCTGGCGGTGTTCCTCGACCACCTCTTCGACGGCACCGAACTCGAACAGGAGTACGAGAACGCCGAACAGCGCGTGATACCGCAGGCGCTCGGCAAGCACGTCGAAGACATCGACGGGGAGTGA
- a CDS encoding phosphate uptake regulator PhoU yields METRKVQRLGPSTLAMTLPAEWARNQDVEKGDEVTVRESGKGSLTVTPESAHGEETEATIHAENFDADAVERAIVGQYVLGRRIIHVESEDALDSEHINAVYKAETQLMGLGVVEETPERITIRCSVDPEDFDLDNLLERLESTGSTMREEAVKALAHGSPDMAQRALNRERQANKIFVLLLRLIFTAYQNPNLARAVGLDDGFPLIGYRSVAKNLELTADNAEDIAEIVLETEGHTLDVEQSTMRRIREFTDQVDEITAAAVDAVVTRDYDATVEVRELFSELGDREGDILDDLPEMDNEDILEVREVLVSLQHTAEYAMRNAEIAANLALNEQSSHTTIS; encoded by the coding sequence ATGGAAACCCGGAAAGTCCAACGGCTGGGCCCGTCTACGCTGGCGATGACGCTCCCGGCGGAGTGGGCGCGCAATCAGGACGTCGAGAAGGGCGACGAGGTCACCGTCCGCGAGAGCGGGAAGGGCTCGCTGACGGTCACGCCCGAGTCCGCGCACGGCGAGGAGACCGAGGCGACGATTCACGCCGAGAACTTCGACGCGGACGCCGTCGAGCGCGCCATCGTCGGCCAGTACGTGCTCGGCCGCCGCATCATCCACGTCGAGAGCGAGGACGCCCTCGACTCCGAGCACATCAACGCCGTCTACAAGGCCGAGACCCAGCTCATGGGCCTCGGCGTCGTCGAGGAGACCCCCGAGCGAATCACCATCCGGTGCTCGGTCGACCCCGAGGACTTCGACCTCGACAACCTCCTCGAACGCCTGGAGAGCACGGGCTCGACGATGCGCGAGGAGGCCGTGAAGGCGCTCGCGCACGGCAGCCCCGACATGGCTCAGCGCGCGCTCAACCGCGAACGGCAGGCGAACAAGATCTTCGTGTTGTTACTCCGGCTCATCTTCACCGCCTACCAGAACCCGAACCTCGCGCGCGCCGTCGGCCTCGACGACGGCTTCCCGCTCATCGGCTACCGGTCGGTCGCGAAGAACCTCGAACTCACCGCGGACAACGCCGAGGACATCGCGGAAATCGTCCTCGAAACCGAGGGCCACACCCTCGACGTCGAGCAGTCCACGATGCGGCGCATCCGCGAGTTCACCGACCAAGTCGACGAGATCACGGCGGCCGCCGTCGACGCCGTCGTCACGCGCGACTACGACGCGACGGTCGAAGTCCGCGAGCTGTTCTCGGAACTGGGCGACCGCGAGGGCGACATCCTCGACGACCTCCCGGAGATGGACAACGAGGACATCCTCGAAGTCCGCGAGGTGCTGGTGAGCCTCCAGCACACCGCCGAGTACGCGATGCGTAACGCCGAAATCGCGGCGAACCTCGCGCTCAACGAGCAGTCCAGTCACACCACCATCAGCTAA
- a CDS encoding DUF5786 family protein: MGFGSYDESEQENQNTDIDEDGAVNVHENDHDGSVNFDTDADSDELIDQLQSMKDD; this comes from the coding sequence ATGGGTTTTGGTAGCTACGACGAGTCCGAGCAGGAGAACCAGAATACAGACATCGACGAAGACGGCGCAGTCAACGTTCACGAGAACGACCACGACGGCAGCGTCAACTTCGACACCGACGCCGACAGCGACGAACTCATCGACCAGCTCCAGTCGATGAAAGACGACTAA
- a CDS encoding DUF2110 family protein: MVVLATKLYVEGDARERSLDSLRSQVDNDVGELDVEYEIGVRHDDFPTVTLDGPDEVAARNVLAETWGEITDGFEAGETYVGTLESWDDDGFVLDAGEDVVVPADELGLGPGSPAQIRERFGLVQHVPLRFTYGDTPELADVEQDRLYDWTRGTGRLNVNSATRGEVRATVNRAGHARDIVTVERLGLLEQSIVCREDTDPPGLLAAIGEYLPSELLAVVP, translated from the coding sequence ATGGTCGTCCTCGCAACCAAACTGTACGTGGAGGGTGACGCCCGCGAGCGGTCGCTGGACAGCCTCCGGTCGCAGGTCGACAACGACGTCGGCGAACTCGACGTCGAGTACGAAATCGGCGTCCGCCACGACGACTTCCCGACGGTGACGCTTGACGGTCCCGACGAGGTGGCCGCGCGGAACGTCCTCGCGGAGACGTGGGGCGAAATCACGGACGGCTTCGAGGCCGGCGAGACGTACGTCGGCACGCTCGAATCCTGGGACGACGACGGGTTCGTGCTCGACGCGGGCGAGGACGTGGTCGTGCCCGCCGACGAACTCGGTCTCGGCCCTGGGTCGCCGGCTCAGATTCGCGAGCGGTTCGGACTCGTCCAGCACGTCCCGCTGCGGTTCACGTACGGCGACACGCCGGAGCTCGCGGACGTCGAGCAGGACCGGCTGTACGACTGGACGCGCGGCACCGGCCGGCTGAACGTCAACAGCGCGACCCGCGGCGAGGTCCGCGCGACGGTCAACCGCGCCGGCCACGCCCGCGACATCGTCACCGTCGAACGCCTCGGACTGCTCGAACAGAGCATCGTCTGCCGCGAGGACACTGACCCGCCGGGGCTGCTCGCGGCCATCGGGGAGTACCTCCCCTCGGAGCTGCTCGCAGTCGTTCCATGA
- a CDS encoding LEA type 2 family protein → MNVRALLFGSTIRVAVTVVAGLGLVVGGAFVGGFVGVPSVEQIDNEFGAVNETQTEIRTDLVIHNPNPVGVRLGGTSVNYTVAMNDIRMASGDKRGVGVGTGNSTVNLTTYLHNERIPAWWVSHIRGGEQTNLTVSATVNPGFVGQSASFKPAAETIETDLLGQFNSTEDRPVNAGSPLVEDPVLIVQRTNASWGTVTDAETPINLEFEVYNPKLSPVVVSNIGYDISMNDVAVGSGETENAESIPGRSARVVETPTVIDNQNLDEWWVTHIDNNQTTDLRIEFYAELDVPGSEEPIRVPLDELTYTQTIETDMFGSKSAPNGTDGDSDGNQTTTDGTTTDSTTTTGTTTSGDGTTTSDTTTTDGSSTTTSGDSTTADDSTTTDGGLLARGSQPA, encoded by the coding sequence ATGAACGTCCGCGCGCTCCTGTTCGGGAGCACGATACGGGTCGCCGTCACGGTCGTCGCCGGCCTCGGGTTGGTCGTCGGCGGCGCGTTCGTCGGCGGGTTCGTCGGCGTGCCGAGCGTCGAACAGATAGACAACGAGTTCGGCGCGGTCAACGAGACGCAGACCGAAATCCGGACCGACCTCGTCATTCACAACCCGAACCCGGTGGGCGTGCGACTTGGCGGGACGAGCGTGAACTACACTGTCGCGATGAACGACATCCGGATGGCCAGCGGGGACAAGCGCGGCGTCGGCGTCGGCACCGGGAACTCGACGGTGAACTTGACGACGTACCTCCACAACGAGCGCATCCCCGCGTGGTGGGTGAGCCACATCCGCGGCGGTGAACAGACGAACCTCACCGTGTCCGCAACAGTCAACCCCGGCTTCGTCGGCCAGTCGGCGTCGTTCAAGCCGGCCGCCGAGACCATCGAGACCGACCTCCTCGGGCAGTTCAACTCCACCGAGGATCGCCCGGTGAACGCTGGGTCACCGCTCGTCGAGGATCCCGTGCTAATCGTCCAGCGGACGAACGCCTCCTGGGGAACGGTCACCGACGCGGAGACTCCTATCAATCTGGAGTTCGAGGTCTACAATCCGAAACTGTCGCCAGTCGTCGTCTCCAACATCGGCTACGACATCTCGATGAACGACGTGGCAGTTGGATCGGGCGAAACCGAGAACGCCGAGTCCATTCCCGGGCGGAGCGCTCGCGTGGTGGAGACGCCGACGGTCATCGACAACCAGAACCTCGACGAGTGGTGGGTGACCCACATCGACAACAACCAGACGACGGACCTGCGCATCGAGTTCTACGCCGAACTGGACGTGCCGGGCTCCGAGGAGCCGATTCGAGTGCCCTTGGACGAACTGACCTACACGCAGACCATCGAGACCGACATGTTCGGGTCGAAGAGCGCGCCGAACGGCACGGACGGCGACAGCGACGGGAACCAGACAACCACTGACGGGACGACGACTGACAGCACGACGACAACCGGGACCACGACTTCCGGCGACGGCACGACGACCAGCGACACCACGACCACTGACGGCAGTTCGACGACCACCTCCGGCGACAGTACGACTGCCGACGACAGCACGACCACCGACGGCGGCTTGCTCGCGCGCGGTTCGCAGCCAGCCTGA
- a CDS encoding molybdopterin-binding protein has product MQVAVVTVGDELLAGDTENTNASWLGARLTERGATVERVLVVPDRRDAIASEVGALSDRYDAVVVTGGVGPTHDDVTMDGVAAAFDREMAEHPEAVSYFERHDRYQFEDLTDGTAALPAGARLVENDVGVAPGAVVENAYVFPGVPAEMKSMFESVAGEFTGTTNHVEFVYVDAPESALVAPLEELQAEFGVTVGSYPGDGVRVKIQHEDEQTVREAAAWLRERV; this is encoded by the coding sequence ATGCAGGTTGCGGTGGTCACAGTCGGTGACGAACTCCTCGCCGGGGACACTGAGAACACGAACGCGTCGTGGTTGGGCGCTCGCCTCACCGAGCGCGGAGCGACCGTCGAGCGCGTCCTCGTGGTGCCCGACCGGCGGGACGCCATCGCGAGCGAGGTGGGGGCGCTTTCGGACCGCTACGACGCGGTCGTCGTCACGGGCGGCGTCGGCCCGACTCACGACGACGTGACGATGGACGGCGTCGCGGCCGCCTTCGACCGCGAGATGGCCGAACACCCCGAGGCAGTCTCGTACTTCGAGCGCCACGACCGCTACCAGTTCGAGGACCTCACGGACGGCACCGCGGCGCTCCCGGCGGGCGCGCGCCTCGTAGAGAACGACGTCGGCGTCGCGCCGGGCGCGGTCGTGGAGAACGCGTACGTGTTCCCGGGCGTCCCCGCGGAGATGAAGTCGATGTTCGAGTCCGTTGCCGGGGAGTTCACGGGGACGACCAACCACGTCGAGTTCGTCTACGTGGACGCCCCGGAGAGCGCGCTGGTGGCGCCGCTGGAGGAACTACAGGCGGAGTTCGGCGTCACCGTCGGGAGCTATCCCGGTGACGGCGTGCGCGTGAAAATCCAACACGAGGACGAGCAGACGGTCCGCGAGGCCGCGGCGTGGCTGCGCGAACGCGTCTAG
- the fer gene encoding ferredoxin Fer produces MDSPFDVLGVDEDASDGEIERAYRERVKEAHPDQGGSAAQFQLVRAAYEKATSEDADDGTDLATEAGFTEESPTDYGVDPDQDFRPWEESHVEYLNYAVLDDYGWALGDADLFERADDAGLDPVNHGEFDVAPGESLLEAAEDRGFAWPYACRGGACANCAVVVVDGDLSQPTDHILSPELVDRDIRLSCNGVPTTEELRVVYNVKHLAELEDLRLPPYPFELAHADD; encoded by the coding sequence ATGGATTCTCCCTTCGACGTGCTGGGAGTCGACGAGGACGCCAGCGACGGGGAGATCGAACGCGCGTACCGCGAACGCGTCAAGGAAGCCCACCCCGACCAGGGCGGGTCCGCGGCGCAGTTCCAGTTGGTGCGTGCGGCCTACGAGAAAGCCACGAGCGAGGACGCCGACGACGGCACCGACCTCGCGACGGAAGCCGGCTTCACCGAGGAGTCGCCGACCGACTACGGCGTCGACCCCGACCAGGACTTCCGGCCGTGGGAGGAGTCCCACGTCGAGTACCTGAACTACGCCGTGCTGGACGACTACGGGTGGGCGCTGGGCGACGCCGACCTCTTCGAGCGCGCCGACGACGCCGGCCTCGACCCCGTGAACCACGGCGAATTCGACGTCGCGCCCGGCGAGTCGCTGTTGGAGGCCGCCGAGGACCGCGGGTTCGCGTGGCCGTACGCCTGCCGCGGCGGCGCGTGCGCGAACTGCGCGGTCGTGGTCGTCGACGGCGACCTCTCCCAGCCGACCGACCACATCCTCTCCCCGGAACTGGTCGACCGGGACATCCGGCTCTCCTGCAACGGCGTCCCCACCACCGAGGAACTGCGCGTCGTCTACAACGTCAAGCACCTCGCGGAACTGGAGGACCTCCGACTGCCGCCGTACCCCTTCGAACTCGCGCACGCCGACGACTGA
- a CDS encoding transcription factor — protein MAFEELLDDPVVQKYLHELVGPKGMPVAVSPPDGEVTDEELAERLGLELNDVRRALFILYENDLATYRRVRDEDSGWLTYLWTFEYDNIPENLREEMDRLLEALADRREYELENEFYLCEVCSIRFEFGEAMDLGFECPECGSPVEAMENTDLVEAMDERIENLRSELGVRA, from the coding sequence ATGGCTTTTGAGGAGCTACTCGACGACCCCGTGGTTCAGAAGTACCTCCACGAGTTGGTCGGTCCGAAGGGGATGCCGGTGGCGGTGTCTCCGCCGGACGGGGAAGTGACCGACGAGGAGCTCGCCGAACGGCTCGGACTCGAACTGAACGACGTGCGCCGAGCGCTGTTCATTCTCTACGAGAACGACCTCGCGACGTACCGCCGCGTCCGCGACGAGGACTCGGGGTGGCTGACGTACCTCTGGACGTTCGAGTACGACAACATCCCGGAGAACCTCCGCGAGGAGATGGACCGCCTGCTGGAGGCGCTCGCCGACCGACGCGAGTACGAGCTCGAGAACGAGTTCTACCTCTGTGAGGTGTGCTCGATTCGCTTCGAGTTCGGGGAGGCGATGGACCTCGGCTTCGAGTGTCCCGAGTGCGGGTCGCCCGTGGAAGCGATGGAGAACACGGACCTCGTGGAAGCGATGGACGAACGCATCGAGAACCTCCGCTCGGAACTCGGCGTGAGGGCCTGA
- a CDS encoding DUF5803 family protein, with protein sequence MSRRKVALGVLALVALAGCAGTGLGGAPAPSDEQLAQNATYNWNSDADVTLNVTGQQYKTVATVNGTERVRLASTSGFAGRNPVQISAVQFRYENGTVVAADAIDVSTRNQRTVVDLPAANGTFAYTGTAGARSVNAPLDFEGSHEVVLPAGMRASFPIFGDISPGGYETSVEDNRVHVRWSSLSNATVSAEYYLVRDLYIFAGLIGVLSLAAVGGVIYYRLRIRRLEREREEAGLDYEQ encoded by the coding sequence ATGAGCAGGCGCAAGGTGGCGCTGGGCGTGCTCGCGCTCGTCGCGCTCGCCGGCTGCGCCGGCACCGGACTCGGCGGCGCGCCCGCGCCCAGCGACGAGCAACTCGCGCAGAACGCGACGTACAACTGGAACAGCGACGCCGACGTCACGCTCAACGTCACCGGCCAACAGTACAAGACCGTCGCGACGGTGAATGGTACCGAGCGCGTGCGTCTCGCGTCCACGAGCGGGTTCGCCGGCCGCAACCCCGTCCAGATTTCGGCGGTGCAGTTCCGCTACGAGAACGGCACCGTCGTGGCCGCTGACGCCATCGACGTCTCGACGCGCAACCAGCGCACGGTGGTCGACTTGCCCGCGGCGAACGGGACGTTCGCGTACACCGGGACGGCGGGCGCGCGCTCGGTGAACGCGCCCCTCGACTTCGAGGGGTCACACGAAGTCGTGTTGCCGGCGGGGATGCGCGCGTCGTTCCCCATCTTCGGGGACATCTCGCCGGGCGGCTACGAGACGTCCGTCGAGGACAACCGCGTTCACGTGCGCTGGTCGTCGCTGTCCAACGCGACCGTCAGCGCCGAGTACTACCTGGTCCGAGACCTCTACATCTTCGCCGGTCTCATCGGCGTGCTGTCGCTGGCCGCAGTCGGCGGCGTCATCTACTACCGGCTCCGCATCCGTCGACTGGAGCGCGAGCGCGAGGAAGCCGGCCTCGACTACGAGCAGTGA